The following nucleotide sequence is from Dehalogenimonas formicexedens.
GGAAAAGAAATCCAGGATCGACCCGGCGCGATGTTATGGCTGCGGCATCTGCCGGTCATCATGCGAAAGCGCCGCTATCGTTCTTCAAAAAAGGGCGGGCCACCCGGTTGCCGGGAAGCTCTGGTAACCCGGAGACGCCATGCCCCCTGCTAAACGGAATCCAGTGTCGTAAGCTCTCAGGAGTCGTTCGAATCCGTGGGGCTTACACCGGCACGGGGCACGATAACAAAAAAATCCCTGCTTGATTGTGCCTGATGCGATTTATATTCTGGACTTCGGGTCTTTCCCCGTATCGCAATAGAAGGTCTCCTTGAATCCATTGACTTTCCAGACCAGACAAGTGGGGCACAGGCAACTGACCCGCTTGATCTCCAACGGGCTTTTGCCCCTTTCACAGTAAACCCGCGGATCGTTTTTCCCCGGGTAGGT
It contains:
- a CDS encoding DUF2769 domain-containing protein — translated: MDNSNPVKKAILGFNSALFCRCRSCPTYPGKNDPRVYCERGKSPLEIKRVSCLCPTCLVWKVNGFKETFYCDTGKDPKSRI